In Mercurialis annua linkage group LG5, ddMerAnnu1.2, whole genome shotgun sequence, a single genomic region encodes these proteins:
- the LOC126681432 gene encoding uncharacterized protein LOC126681432: MEVRSWPCNSGNFNDMDTLYYSNTRRYDRINVSFNVLVNREPKSSSAPIWRSLWRKIMREKKRLFDCSSSSADRMHFSYDAYNYSQNFDQGSSMWSDPDNVSRSFSARFAVPARIFEKSTAMVDY, encoded by the coding sequence ATGGAAGTTAGAAGCTGGCCCTGCAATTCTGGCAACTTCAACGACATGGATACCTTATACTACTCGAACACTCGAAGATATGATCGGATAAATGTTTCCTTCAATGTGTTGGTAAATCGCGAACCCAAAAGCAGTTCGGCTCCAATATGGCGATCCCTGTGGCGAAAAATAATGAGGGAGAAAAAAAGATTGTTCGATTGCTCGTCGAGTAGCGCTGATCGGATGCATTTTTCTTATGATGCTTACAATTATTCGCAGAATTTTGATCAGGGTTCTTCGATGTGGTCTGATCCTGATAATGTGTCTCGTTCTTTCTCGGCTAGGTTTGCTGTTCCTGCGAGGATATTTGAGAAGAGTACTGCAATGGTtgattattag